The genomic interval AAAGTTTCTTTGGGAGCCGGCGCATCCTCTCCTGGCCAGAGGAGCCCGGAGCCGGTGCTGTGCAGAGCACGTGTGTCCGGCCGGGATGTGCTCTCCAGGGAGCCCGGTGGGCATCCCGAGCCGAGCCGTGCCAGCTCAGcggtgctgctgtgcctggccaGCAGCGTGTTGCACCCACGGCCTCCCGGAGCCATCCTAGAACCATCCCCGATCCACCCGGAGCCATCCCACCCACCCCGGCTCACCTGAGCAGGgtccctgggcagtgcctgctcctccctgcccgGCTGGTGCCGGGGGCCCAGTGCAGCTGGGGGGTGCCCAAGGAGAGCCACGAGGCTCCCCAAGGCCTGTccccctgggcagcagcaccgGCGCTCGCCTCCCCCTTCCCCGAAATCTCCTTTCCCATCGGCGCTGCTGACAGCCAGGGGGAAGGTGGCAGTGCCGGAATTAGCCGGGCAGCCGGCAGGATGCGAGGTGTGAATGCTGGCACATGTTGTGCCCAACTGCTCCTCCGTGGCACCGAGCCACTGCCGGCTCCTGGCCCACGctgccagccccgggcacagcccctgcccgcTCCAGCCAGGAGCCCTCCAGACACTGACTCTCCCCAGAGAGGTCTGGGGGAGCCTCAGGGCCATCAGCTGGATCAATCTATGCAGTCTGTCCTTCCTGCCGGGTTGCAGGAAGCTGTAGGATTTGTTTTGGTGTAAGTCATGAGTTTATGGAGCCTCAGTTCCCGTGAGTAAGTGCCCAGGTGGGGGAACAGGGGTACCGGGGGTCGAGAGGGCCCAGgtgtgggtgctgctggctggggaggtgcacagaattcccagagctgctgtcccaCAGCCCAACTCGGGGTCGGAGCTGACCAGAGGCACCCAGCCTGTGTCAGGCCACAGGTGGCATGAGTTTGGCATCCTCAGCCAGGGAGGGAGCAGCCGGGGTGGCAGTGGGGTGGCCCATGGTCCCGCGGGGTGGCTGCAGGGACGGCGAGGGACGGACACCCATGGCTTGTGCctttctccctgtcctgccctgcttcAAGTGGGCTGCACTGGGGGGCGGAGGGGGGTTGTCCGGTCCCTGAACAGTGCCCTGGTTGTCACCAGCTTGTCCCTGAGTCTTCTCCATCCCGTGGGGACACAGCTGCCATCGCCTGtcacctccagcacagccccaccggGCTGGGCTCCCCGGGCTGACAGGAGGCGCTGCCAGAGGcgctccctgccctggcaccgcCCCAGAGCTGGTCCTGCCCCTGTGCAGGGGGCAGTGCGGTGGGTGCTGTGCCAGTGTGTCTGTCCCCCATGTCTGTCCCCACTTGTTTATGTTTGTCCCCCCGTGTCTGTCCCCATGTCTCTTACAAGTGTCTCTCCCCTCTGTCTGTCCTCACGTCCTCTTTTCTGTCCGTCCTCTTTTCCCCTGTGTCAGTGCCCGTCCCccgtgtctgtctgtccccccatgtctgtctgtccccccgtgtctgtctgtccccccaTGTCTGTCCCccgtgtctgtctgtccccccaTGTCTGTCCCccgtgtctgtctgtccccccatgtctgtctgtccccccgtgtctgtctgtccccccgtgtctgtctgtccccccatgtctgtctgtcccccccGTGCCTGTCTGTCCCCccatgtctgtctgtccccccctgtctgtcccccgtgtctgtctgtccccccgTGTCTGTCTATCCCGccgtgtctgtctgtccccccctgtctgtccccccgtgtctgtctgtccccccatgtctgtctgtccccccgtgtctgtctgtccccccatgtctgtctgtccccccctgtctgtcccccgtgtctgtctgtccccccgTGTCTGTCTATCCCGCCGGGTCTGTCTGTCcccccctgtctgtcccccgTGTCTCTCCCCccgtgtctgtctgtccccccgtgtctgtctgtccccccatgtctgtctgtccccGCCGTCTGTCCCccatgtctgtctgtccccccatgtctgtctgtccccccgtgtctgtctgtccctccgtgtctgtctgtccccccaTGTCTCTCCCCCGTGTCTCTCCCCccgtgtctgtctgtccccccgtgtctgtctgtccccccgTGCCCATCCCCGCAGCCTCTAGATGGTGCCAGGAGAACGGGCAGCGAGCggaggcggcgggcgggcggtgcCGGCTGCTCTTGGGGTACCGGGGGGCCAGGGCGGGCCCCGTGCTCCCCCCATGCCCCCAGTTCAGTCCCTCCTTCCCCTGGAAGAAACCCGTTCTGCTTCTTCTGCCAAGCAGCGCATCCCAAAGAACCCCGGCTGTCCCGTTCTGTCCCAGGGGCTGGACAGCCCTCGCTGTGCTCCAGGGCCAGCACCATTCCCGAGATCCCGactgctgccgccgctgcccagccctgcccgggggaTCCATCCCTTCGGCCGCTGTTCTCCGCCCGCCTGCTCGGCCCTTGCCAGCCCCGGGACCGGCTCCGGGCCGGGGACAGCACCCCGAGGGTCGCAGACAGGGGCTCGGTGTGTGCCCATCCCCAGCGGGGCTGTCCCCGGCTGCGGCCCCTCCCTGACCttgggagcagcccctgggaatCTCGTCCCGGCTGTCCCCGGTGGGATGGCAGCAGGAGCACGGGGGGACACCGAGCTGGGGGCTGAGTCCCTCGCTCCCCTCCCGCTCCGGGAACCAGCTCCCACCACCTCCTTTCCTCTGGGAGTCCTCGTGGAtgggctctgtccccagggcctCAGGGGACACCCGACACGGGTGGTGTCCCCCGGGCTGGGGGCGGGGGGTGCTGGCCCCGCAGGAGCCCCCCGGGGGGAGCGGATCCTCTCCACCCGTGCTGCGGCTCCCGGCGTGCTCCGCTCCcgctttccctccctccttccctccgcTGCCGCTTCCCGGCATCCCCGCAGCATCCCCGGCAGCTTTGGCTCCTGTCACCGGAGCGTGGCAGGCGCGGGTGGCCGTGGGACCCCGGCCCCGTGCGGGGCTCAGCCCCTCGGCTCTCGCTCTGACCGAGCGATGGCAAAGGGACAAAGTGACCTTCTCACTGAATTCCGAGGGCACTTGGCACGCTGGGATTATTTTGGGCTTTCCAGGTCATTTCCCGCTGCCCACCCTGTCCAAGCACATCCCACGGTACGAGCCGGATATTCCACAAATCCCAGGGGCGCTCGTGGTCCCTCGGGGAGGCGGGGGCTCTTCGCACGGTTTGGGATTGCTCGAAGTGATAAACATGTTTGATCTGGCTCCTTTCATCTCGTTAATCTTAATTAGTTAATATTCCGGGAGTGCTTTGAAGACCACGAGCTCAGTGCGGGCACTCCCTGGTACAACTGGTGTTACTATGGCTCAGCTCAGGTGTCACCCACGTGCCACCGAGGGGCAGTGGCACCCCAGAGGGACCTGATGGGCCCCACGGAGCCCCACAGAACCCCCCGGAGTCACATGGAGCCTCGCTGAGCCCCACAGAGGCCTGGCAAGCTCTGAGGAGCCCCATGGAGCCCCACAGATCCTTATGgagccccacagatccccacagAGCCACGTGGACTCCCACAGAAGCTCAAggagccctgctcagccccacacagccccacagagccccgCAGAGTCCCACAGACCCCCATggagccccacacagccccacacagccccacacagccccacacagctccacagAGCCCCACTGAGTTCCACAGAGCCCCGTGGAGTCCCAAAGAGCCTTGCTGAACCCTACAAAGCCCCATGAAGATCTGCTGAACCCCACGGAGTCCCATGGAGCCCTGATaagccccacagagccccatggagccccacagagccccaggaAGCCCTGCCAGGCCCAGCTGGTGCCAgtgccagctcagccctgtgtgcccagggcacagcagcaggacggtggcactgggagctgaCCCCCACGTGTGgcactgtccctgcagccccctccaTGGTCCCTGGGCCGGTCCCTGGGCAGCGGCACCTCCCGCCTGACCTAGAAACAGCCCCGAGCTATAAATAGGGAGAGAGATGACAGCGAGCTCGGAGGAGCCGCTCGGAGCGCCGCGAGCGGGAGGCTGCGGGAGCCAGGATGGCACCGCaaggacaggcaggggacacggggggagaGGAGCCTCGGGAAggggccaggctggagccaccccatccccagcagctctgcctttccCCGGCCCGTGTCTGCTGCTGCAGCGACCCAGAGAGCAGCCCGGCTCTGCCCATCTCCCACAGCTTTCCTCTTTCGCACACCTTCACTCCTCGGGCgctctcctgccctgtgccagctctgtCCCGAGCACCGGCAGCCCCAGTCAGCCCAGCCCGGCTGGCCGGGTCACTGCGCTCCAGCATTTCTCCTCCCAATGCCATTCCGATACTTCCACCCCGCTGGGAATCATCCACACATGGAGCATCCCAGCCGCAGGAGCcgggagctgtggcaggagccGGCGAGCGGAGCGGGATGGAGGGGCCGGTCCCGGGAGCCGCAGCCGCTCCTCCCgggccctgcccggggctggcgGTGCTCAGCTGGAAGAAGAGGGTGACGGTGGCACAGCCGATGCCGGCACAAATTAAAGCGGAGTGTCGGAGTGTGATTCAGCCTCTTGCCTTAAAGTCATTCATGAAAAGGCTTAATTGCGCTGCATCCTGAGCGGAGCAGAGCCATCAGTGAGTCAGTGCCGATGCTCCCCCGGCCCTCCCCGGTGTGTGGGGCCTCAGGGGGCAGCGGGACGGCCCCGGTCTCAGCGGAGAGGGCACAGCTGATGTGGGGGAACAGTCCGTTCTCCCCCTCGCAGCGTGGGGCAGCCCCACGACTATGGGTCCCTTTAAAGTGACATCACGGGAGCAAAAGGAGCTGGCACCCAgctgagaaacaaagaaatccCAAAGCAAATCCTGGCCCCTGTTAAACATCCCTGCTTGGCCTTGGTGTGCACAGAAGGAAATCCGGCAAGACGACGTGTgtccagggatgctccaagaGGGAGCACAGTGCCAACCCCTTGCCTTCCTCtgggagcccagagctgctgtggctgcccctggacccCTGGACATGTCCAAGGCCGTGTTGGATGgagtttggagcagcctgggatagtggaaggtgtctcatGGCAGGGCTTGGAACGGGATGATCCtgaaggtcccttctaacccaaaccattccctgacCCAGGCTGGTCATCACCCACACCACAGGAGCATCACCTGTGCCAAAGGAGAGGGAACAGAGTCTTGGAGAGCTCAAGGACATCAGGGCCCAGGGAAGCAGCGGGCAGCAGGACACGGTCCTGTGCTTTTGGCACAGTGCTGGTGACGCCCAAGCTCCAAGCTTGGGCTGTCGGGGTCCCTGTGTGGAGTAGGGTGTGAAGCCTCCCCCTGCGGAGCACCGCTCCCatccccattgtccccagcgCCGCGGTCTGCTCCGAGCCGAACCCGCGGTACCGGAGCTCCGCACCCGGCGGGGAGGGGGCAGCTCAGCCCCGACCCCCCTTTCCTGGGCTGTT from Poecile atricapillus isolate bPoeAtr1 chromosome 14, bPoeAtr1.hap1, whole genome shotgun sequence carries:
- the SBK1 gene encoding serine/threonine-protein kinase SBK1 isoform X3: MPRALRHCLPCGHPRPGAVATGAERWIPSASSASRKRSCSPCTCTGPAPFPRSRLLPPLPSPARGIHPFGRCSPPACSALASPGTGSGPGTAPRGSQTGARCVPIPSGAVPGCGPSLTLGAAPGNLVPAVPGGMAAGARGDTELGAESLAPLPLREPAPTTSFPLGVLVDGLCPQGLRGHPTRVVSPGLGAGGAGPAGAPRGERILSTRAAAPGVLRSRFPSLLPSAAASRHPRSIPGSFGSCHRSVAGAGGRGTPAPCGAQPLGSRSDRAMAKGQSDLLTEFRGHLARWDYFGLSRSFPAAHPVQAHPTVRAGYSTNPRGARGPSGRRGLFARFGIARSDKHV